The following nucleotide sequence is from Zea mays cultivar B73 chromosome 1, Zm-B73-REFERENCE-NAM-5.0, whole genome shotgun sequence.
CATACGCACATGTATTAACGTCCATAGTACGTACTTCACAATTGTACTAAAAAAGTTTGCAATATAGGTTTCGCATGCGTCGCCATGTGTTTGAGCGTCTCGTTCTTGCTGTGCAACAAGTGGATCCGTACTTCGTTCAACGTCCAAACTGTGTCGGTGAGCTAGGCCTATCTGCCCttcagaaagttgttgctgcCGTACGTATCCTTGCATACGGTGTTCCTGCGGATGCCGTTGACGAGTACGTACGAATTGGAGAATCTACAACACATGAGGCTTTGAAACACTTTTGCACTACCATACAAACTGCTTTTGGGGTGTACTATCTTAGGAAACCTACTCCTGCTGATATCGCTAGGCTTCTCCAAGTTGGAGAATCACGCGGCTTCCCTGGTATGCTTGGTAGTGTCGATTGCTTGCATTGGAAGTGGCGTAACTGCCCAACTGTATGGAAGGGGATGTTTACCGGTCGCGGTAAACACCCTACAATGATCCTCGAAGCTGTTGCCTCATATGACTTATGGATTTGGCATGCATACTTCGGCATGCCCGGTAGCTGTAACGACATCAATGTTCTTCAGCGTTCAAACCTGTTCGATTCGCATCTTAATGGTGATAGTCCAGCAGTGAGTTTCTCCGTCAATGGACACACCTACAACATGGGATATTAACTAGCAGATGGTATTTATCCGGACTGGCCAGCGTTTGTGAAGACAATCCGTCATCCGTATGATGTGAGGACCCAACATTTTGCCACTGTTCAAGAGTCTGCTAGAAAAGACATTGAACGAACATTTGGAGTACTACAGAAGCGATGGGCCATAGTTCGTGGTCCTGCATATGGTTGGTCTCCACAACACATTGGAGATATCATGAAAACATGCATCATATTGCACAACATGATCGTAGAAGATGAAGGACCTTCGTCTTTGAACACAAGCTTCGACAACATCGGAGTTTTGGCGGATACTAGTCATGGTTCAATTTCGGAGCGCAATGAGTATATCAACAACAGGTACGACCAACTAATGATCCAGTGAAATATAATCAGTTGCAGGTTGATCTAATCCACCACCACTGGGTGCGGCTTGGATCTGGAGCTGCTTAAGTATGAAGTTTATGCCTGCCATGTGTTAAGTATGTTTGTCATTGTCATGTCTAGTGTGTTATGTCGTCAGTTATGTTAATCCGAAGGTAGTATGTGTTAAGTAAGAAGTTTGTCATGTCGTCTGTTCCGTTATTCCGAAGCTAGTATGTGTTAAGTACGATGAAGTTTATGTTTCTACTATGTGTAATGCAAAAATATGAATAATAGAAACAGATGAATGTTTCTagtaatccgaagctggcgaatgTGTAATGCTATAATTCACGAATGATATAAGAAGTCCACTATTATTAAGCAACATGACTCAGTTCTAATATGACAGAACATAAAATTGTCGAGTTCAGAAACATAAAATTGTTCTCGAAAACAAATAAGAGTACTTCCTCAACCAGTACAATGAACATTCACTTGCTTGACGACGAGCTTCCAGTTACCCTTGCCAGAATCTCCTGTTGTTTTGCCTCGTAGTACTGGCAAAGAAGGGGGTTACATTTTGTCAAATCCATGCTCAATATGAGAACCTCCTGTTCCGTGTCCTCCTTCACCTTTTGTCGTTCCATCTTCATCTTCTCTAAATTTAGCTTCTTCCTCTCCAATATCAGTTTCTGCCTCTCTTGTTTTTTCATAAATTCcaacttcttctcctcagttgaAGCTACTGATTTGTAGACAGATAACCGTTCCAAAGAGAGCTCACCCATTCGTGTTAGGTACTCCGAATCAGTGGATGATGTGTTCTCTGATCTTtgcttctttgccttttccttTGCTGAATCACGACCAAGCGGCCTTTTGGAAGTAAAGCTTGATGGAGCTGATTCTTCAGCAGCATCACAGTCAATAGTATTTGATTGGGTACCAATTGGGTTGGGTGGAGGATTTTGAGTGCTCATGTGCTGGTCCATCCATTTAGGTTGATCCTTCAATATGGACCAGCAATGTAAGAAATGGAAGGGCTTCTTTTCAACAGCAGCAAAACGAGTAGCCGCAAGCGAAGTCTGCAAAACAAAATCAGTTGGTTTTGTGGAACATTTACTTAGAAAAGCCTGTTAGCTTGTTCTCAACATTTACGTACCTTATCTGCATCAGTCATGCCACTTGGGTTTTGTCGAAGCACAGCCATCATGTATCCAGCAAAGGTAGAACATTGAGTTTTGATACTGTCCCACCTGCTCATGAGAGATTTCGTAGACCTCTCTGGCATTGATCCTCTACGAGAGTTGTATGCCTCTGTAATCCGATTCCAAAATCCTTGACGCTTCTGACCAGTGTTCACAATCGGATCACAACTGACAGCCAACCATGCTTGACACACCCTCATATCCTCTTCAGACGTGAAATTGGCTAGCTTTGTGCGTTGAGGAGGCTTCTTCACTGGAGGTGGTGCTGGTGAGGCCTGGGCTAGTATATCAGGCGGAGGAGGAAGTGCAGTGTTGTCAAACTGAGTGCCATCATCCTCGGATAGGAAACTGCCATATTGTGCCATAACTTGGTTCCAATCCGTACCCATGCTATACATTCAAGGAAGTCACATAAGAACCATGTCAAATGAAAGCAGAACCATGTGAATGTTAACAGGACAGACACAAGAAACTCAGAAGTGGTGCACACTAGATATATTGCAGACTTCATAACATTTTACAGACCACGTAAACATAAACATGTCATCAACATCGCGTCCGGATAGTTGTCGACAACATAAACATGACATCAACTAAAGCACTGACTTGTGACACACATCTGTTGTGTTCACATACAAAAGAGTACTTCGACTCACATAAACCTAACACATACACATATTCCTTAGGTGCATGCTAATCTAGTAGGGATAGGTGTCGTCGGTGGAGTAGTCGCGTCCATCGTCGTAGCCGACAATATCGTCAGGATTCAACTCTGAATCATAATCAAGCAGAAGCTCATCCTCTATTTCTGATGATGTGGCAATAGGAGAAGGGGCCATGTGCTCCATCTCCCAGTCTTTTTCCAGAGCTAGGTGATCAAGGTCCTTGGCGAGATCCTCGATCTGAACTAAAGCACGATTCATTTCATTCAGGACTGGTCCGCTAACTAGTTGGAAGGCACCGTGGACGACATCGACGATGTCGGCACAACACTGCTCCACTACTTTGATTAAATGAGCCAGTGCTCTTCGGAGCTTTGCGTTCTCCGAATCCATGGTCTACATAAAACATATGGTTGTGTTAATATATGTGGAGTTAGTATCGTGCTTTAGTTGAGCTAGTATTGGCAGTAGGCAGTTGAAATCAACACATGAGTA
It contains:
- the LOC118473082 gene encoding uncharacterized protein; protein product: MAQDMEDEDHELEVATYQHRRRRALNERRYAGSIPGRVRIHHDHISGDARIRADYFCAQPVYTDAQFRRRFRMRRHVFERLVLAVQQVDPYFVQRPNCVGELGLSALQKVVAAVRILAYGVPADAVDEYVRIGESTTHEALKHFCTTIQTAFGVYYLRKPTPADIARLLQVGESRGFPGMLGSVDCLHWKWRNCPTVWKGMFTGRGKHPTMILEAVASYDLWIWHAYFGMPGSCNDINVLQRSNLFDSHLNGDSPAVSFSVNGHTYNMGY